In Arachis stenosperma cultivar V10309 chromosome 1, arast.V10309.gnm1.PFL2, whole genome shotgun sequence, one DNA window encodes the following:
- the LOC130964876 gene encoding nuclear transcription factor Y subunit A-1 — MQSKSETANRLRSDPHSFQPSGVCSEPWWHGGGYSAIPQAMPGANASNSSSLECPNGESESNEEGQSLSNSGMNEEDDDAAKDSQPADPNQSGNYGQENQGMQHSAPSMREEGLAQAPQLELVGHSIACATNPYQDPYYGGMMAAYGPQQLGFAPFIGMPHARMPLPLEMAQEPVYVNAKQYQGILRRRQARAKAELEKKLIKSRKPYLHESRHQHAMRRARGTGGRFAKKSEVEGSNKGKEKDGSGPVLSSQSISSSGSEPLPCDSNQTWNSPNVQLNARGSRVHDKYENGSGSYHSHNGLQSYHLHSGDRVDEGDCSGQQRGSITNEHASARRLAIQ; from the exons ATGCAGTCCAAGTCTGAAACTGCAAATCGACTGAGGTCGGATCCACATTCCTTTCAACCTAGTGGTGTTTGTTCTGAGCCTTGGTGGCATGGTGGTGGCTACAGTGCTATCCCTCAAGCAATGCCTGGTGCAAATGCATCCAATTCCTCCTCTCTTGAATGCCCTAATGGTGAATCAGAATCCAATGAGGAAGGTCAGTCCTTATCCAATAGTGGGATGAATGAGGAAGATGATGATGCTGCCAAGGATTCACAACCTGCCGATCCTAATCAATCAG GAAATTATGGACAAGAAAACCAAGGGATGCAGCATTCTGCACCTTCAATGCGCGAAGAAGGCCTCGCTCAGGCTCCACAGCTGGAACTCGTTGGTCATTCAATT GCATGTGCTACAAATCCTTATCAAGATCCGTACTATGGGGGCATGATGGCAGCTTATGGACCCCAGCAATTG GGATTTGCTCCTTTTATAGGAATGCCCCATGCCAGAATGCCATTGCCTCTTGAGATGGCACAAGAGCCTGTTTATGTGAATGCTAAGCAATACCAAGGAATTCTGAGGCGAAGACAGGCTCGAGCAAAAGCAGAACTTGAAAAGAAGCTAATAAAATCCAGAAAG CCATATCTTCATGAATCTCGGCATCAGCATGCTATGAGAAGGGCAAGGGGTACCGGAGGGCGTTTTGCAAAGAAATCTGAAGTTGAGGGCTCAAACAAGGGCAAGGAAAAGGATGGTTCAGGTCCAGTCCTGTCATCACAGTCAATCAGTTCATCTGGTTCTGAACCTTTGCCTTGCGATTCCAATCAAACTTGGAACTCTCCCAATGTGCAACTAAATGCAAGGGGATCGAGAGTGCACGACAAATACGAAAATGGCAGTGGCTCCTACCACAGTCATAATGGTTTGCAATCTTATCATTTGCATTCTGGTGACAGAGTGGACGAAGGGGACTGTTCGGGTCAGCAACGGGGAAGCATCACCAACGAGCACGCATCGGCGAGGCGCCTTGCTATTCAGTAG